A window of the Synechococcus sp. LTW-R genome harbors these coding sequences:
- a CDS encoding AAA family ATPase, whose amino-acid sequence MASSPQRITDDLDRLLEVLPEAVRGALAPAEARDQLLEVVLDLGRIPEARYPGRAVALGEAPMERSDLAAVVAQLSSFGGDNRAGIERTLHRISAIRNRSGDVVGLTCRVGRAVFGTVAMVRDLMDCGQSLLLMGRPGVGKTTALREIARVLADELEKRVVVIDTSNEIAGDGDIPHPAIGRARRMQVTRPELQHQVMIEAVENHMPEVIVIDEIGTELEAQAARTIAERGVMLVATAHGNELANLVKNPTLSDLVGGIESVTLGDEEARRRRTQKTVLERAAEPTFPLAVEMHSRDRWLVHRDVARTVDLLLRGQLPRPQVRQLDAEGRLQLSEPVAHASSSPKPPPLRRLQDASVVSSGVSSQPPLARRPLPDPEASKTPKAAVPEQPLHLFNAGLSEPLIEQAIRGRRLPVQLVEEVEEADVVLAARQQLGHRPELRRRAQDAGLPILVIKADTLPQIQRGLERLLQRRDDRPGGGAATEPAPGSSHRDDAFEALEECRLAVEQVVLPQGQPVELLPRTEAIRKMQAELAARYQLTSAEFGSGSQQRLRLFPR is encoded by the coding sequence ATGGCTTCAAGCCCGCAACGCATCACCGACGACCTCGATCGACTGCTCGAGGTCCTTCCCGAGGCGGTCCGAGGGGCCCTGGCTCCGGCGGAGGCCCGCGACCAGCTGCTCGAGGTCGTGCTGGATCTGGGCCGGATCCCCGAGGCCCGCTACCCGGGACGCGCCGTCGCCCTCGGGGAAGCCCCCATGGAACGCAGTGACCTGGCCGCCGTTGTCGCCCAACTCAGCTCCTTTGGAGGCGACAACCGCGCTGGGATTGAGCGGACCCTGCACCGCATCAGCGCCATTCGCAACCGCAGCGGCGATGTCGTTGGACTGACCTGCCGGGTCGGGCGGGCGGTCTTCGGCACCGTGGCCATGGTGCGCGACCTGATGGATTGCGGTCAGTCCCTCCTGCTGATGGGACGCCCAGGGGTCGGCAAGACGACCGCCCTGCGCGAAATCGCCCGTGTTCTCGCGGATGAGCTGGAGAAACGGGTCGTGGTGATCGACACCAGCAACGAGATCGCTGGGGATGGGGACATCCCGCACCCCGCGATCGGACGGGCGCGACGGATGCAGGTGACCCGGCCTGAGCTGCAGCACCAGGTGATGATCGAGGCCGTCGAAAACCACATGCCCGAGGTCATCGTCATCGATGAGATCGGGACCGAACTGGAGGCCCAGGCAGCGCGCACCATTGCCGAGCGGGGCGTGATGTTGGTGGCGACCGCCCACGGCAATGAGCTAGCCAATCTGGTCAAGAACCCTACCCTCAGCGACCTGGTGGGCGGCATCGAGTCGGTCACCCTGGGCGATGAGGAAGCCCGCCGCCGCCGCACCCAAAAGACCGTTCTTGAACGGGCCGCGGAACCGACCTTCCCCCTGGCCGTGGAAATGCACAGCCGCGACCGCTGGCTGGTGCACCGCGATGTCGCCCGCACGGTGGATCTACTGCTGCGGGGTCAACTGCCGCGTCCCCAGGTCCGGCAACTCGATGCCGAGGGGCGACTGCAGCTCAGCGAACCGGTGGCGCACGCCAGCAGCAGCCCCAAACCACCACCACTGCGGCGCCTGCAGGACGCCTCAGTGGTTTCCAGTGGGGTCTCCAGCCAGCCGCCCCTCGCCCGGCGCCCCCTGCCGGACCCGGAGGCAAGCAAAACACCCAAGGCAGCGGTCCCAGAACAACCCCTGCATCTCTTCAACGCGGGGCTCAGCGAGCCCTTGATCGAGCAGGCGATCCGCGGCCGACGCCTGCCTGTGCAACTCGTGGAGGAAGTCGAGGAAGCCGATGTGGTTCTGGCCGCTAGGCAACAGCTGGGGCACCGCCCTGAGCTGCGCCGGCGCGCCCAGGACGCGGGCCTGCCAATCCTCGTGATCAAAGCCGACACCCTTCCGCAGATTCAGCGCGGACTGGAGCGCTTGCTGCAGCGCCGTGACGATCGCCCGGGGGGCGGCGCCGCAACGGAACCCGCACCCGGGAGTAGCCACAGGGACGACGCCTTCGAAGCCCTCGAAGAATGCCGGCTGGCCGTTGAACAGGTCGTCCTCCCCCAGGGGCAACCGGTGGAATTGCTGCCCCGAACGGAAGCCATCCGAAAGATGCAAGCGGAACTGGCGGCCCGCTACCAACTGACTTCAGCGGAGTTCGGCAGCGGCAGCCAGCAGCGCCTCAGGCTGTTCCCGCGCTGA
- the rplV gene encoding 50S ribosomal protein L22, whose protein sequence is MANTSSTTAQAHGRYIRGSVSKVRRVLDQIRGRSYRDALIMLEFMPYRSTGPITKVLRSAVANAEHNLGLDPASLVISSATADMGPVMKRYRPRAQGRAYAIQKKTCHISIAVAPAA, encoded by the coding sequence ATGGCAAACACCTCATCCACGACAGCTCAGGCACACGGCCGCTACATCCGCGGCTCCGTGTCCAAGGTTCGCCGGGTTCTCGATCAGATCCGCGGTCGCAGCTATCGCGACGCGCTGATCATGCTCGAGTTCATGCCCTACCGCTCCACGGGTCCGATCACCAAGGTCCTGCGCAGCGCCGTAGCCAACGCCGAGCACAACCTGGGTCTCGATCCCGCTTCCCTCGTGATCTCCTCCGCCACGGCGGACATGGGTCCGGTGATGAAGCGCTATCGCCCCCGTGCCCAGGGTCGCGCCTACGCGATCCAGAAAAAGACCTGCCACATCAGCATTGCTGTGGCTCCTGCCGCCTGA
- the rplP gene encoding 50S ribosomal protein L16 produces the protein MLSPRRVKFRKQQRGRMRGVATRGNTIAFGEFALQAQECGWITSRQIEASRRAMTRYVKRGGKIWIRIFPDKPVTMRPAETRMGSGKGNPEFWVAVIKPGRILFEMGGADITPEIAKEAMRLAQYKLPVKTKFLTLADQEAAQAAAAAATTVES, from the coding sequence ATGCTGAGTCCAAGACGCGTCAAATTCCGTAAGCAGCAGCGCGGCCGCATGCGCGGTGTCGCCACCCGTGGCAACACCATCGCCTTCGGTGAGTTCGCTCTGCAGGCCCAAGAGTGCGGGTGGATCACCTCCCGTCAGATTGAGGCCAGCCGCCGTGCCATGACCCGCTACGTCAAGCGGGGCGGAAAGATCTGGATCCGGATCTTCCCCGACAAGCCGGTGACCATGCGCCCCGCTGAAACCCGTATGGGTTCCGGTAAGGGCAATCCGGAGTTCTGGGTGGCTGTGATCAAGCCCGGCCGCATCCTCTTTGAGATGGGCGGTGCCGACATCACCCCCGAGATCGCCAAAGAGGCCATGCGCCTGGCGCAGTACAAGCTGCCCGTGAAGACCAAGTTCCTGACCCTGGCGGATCAGGAAGCTGCCCAGGCTGCCGCCGCGGCCGCCACCACCGTGGAGTCCTGA
- the rplC gene encoding 50S ribosomal protein L3 codes for MSIGILGKKLGMSQFFDDEGRAIPVTVIEAGPCRITQLKTDSTDGYTAVQLGFGDIRDKLVSKPAKGHLAKSGDELLRHLKEYRVDTVDGLELGGAVTVAAFEAGQKVDVSGDTIGRGFAGYQKRHGFSRGPMTHGSKNHREPGSTGAGTTPGRVYPGKRMAGRYGGKQITTRGLTILKVDAERNLLVVKGSVPGKPGALLNILPAKRVGAKAAN; via the coding sequence ATGTCCATCGGCATTCTTGGGAAGAAACTGGGCATGTCCCAGTTCTTCGACGACGAAGGCAGGGCCATCCCGGTCACCGTGATCGAGGCAGGTCCTTGCCGCATTACCCAACTCAAAACCGACAGCACCGACGGCTACACCGCCGTTCAGCTGGGCTTCGGTGATATCCGCGACAAGCTCGTCAGCAAGCCCGCCAAGGGCCACCTGGCTAAGTCGGGCGACGAGCTGCTGCGCCACCTCAAGGAATACCGCGTCGATACCGTCGACGGTCTGGAACTTGGTGGTGCCGTCACCGTGGCCGCCTTTGAGGCGGGCCAGAAGGTCGATGTGAGCGGCGACACCATTGGTCGTGGTTTCGCTGGTTACCAGAAGCGCCACGGCTTCAGCCGCGGCCCCATGACCCACGGTTCGAAGAACCACCGCGAGCCTGGTTCCACCGGCGCCGGTACGACCCCCGGCCGCGTGTACCCCGGCAAGCGCATGGCTGGTCGCTACGGCGGCAAGCAGATCACCACCCGCGGTCTCACCATCCTCAAAGTGGATGCTGAGCGCAACCTGCTCGTGGTGAAAGGCTCGGTTCCCGGCAAGCCCGGTGCCCTGCTGAACATCCTCCCCGCTAAGCGGGTGGGCGCCAAAGCCGCGAACTGA
- the rpsS gene encoding 30S ribosomal protein S19: MGRSLKKGPFIADSLLRKVEKQNAADDKSVIKTWSRASTILPMMIGHTIAVHNGKAHVPVYVTEQMVGHKLGEFAPTRNFRGHIKDKKGGR; encoded by the coding sequence ATGGGACGTTCACTCAAAAAAGGTCCGTTCATTGCCGACAGCCTTCTGCGCAAGGTTGAGAAGCAGAACGCCGCCGACGACAAGTCCGTGATCAAGACCTGGTCACGTGCTTCCACGATCCTGCCGATGATGATCGGCCACACCATTGCCGTTCACAACGGCAAGGCCCATGTGCCCGTCTATGTGACTGAGCAGATGGTGGGCCACAAGCTGGGGGAATTTGCGCCGACGCGCAACTTCCGCGGCCACATCAAGGACAAGAAAGGAGGCCGCTGA
- a CDS encoding LdpA C-terminal domain-containing domain, with product MSPNAALQSGRWVKLICGAGNQDLVSIEDLCALYTAAGVHCIDIAADTGVAEAARRGMNWALARGAQRPWLMVSLSDGADPHFRKASFDPSRCPSDCPRPCQKVCPALAIEDHGGVLTERCYGCGRCLPACPLGLIEDHQQWLDAEAVPELLRTIAPDAVELHTQAGRQTAFEARLNQLKTSGIPLQRVAVSCGLERGAGSEQAPALSPQELAAELWLRFYALRRAGYRPLWQIDGRPMSGDVGAGTARSAVKLLEAITPWAPPGPLQLAGGTNAKTIALLPPHARAAGVAFGGMARSLLQPWLQDAEERGQPLREIPALEAVASRSVRALIQPWLER from the coding sequence TTGAGCCCAAACGCGGCCCTTCAAAGCGGCCGCTGGGTCAAGTTGATTTGCGGAGCTGGCAACCAGGACCTGGTGTCCATTGAAGACCTCTGCGCGCTCTACACCGCGGCAGGGGTCCACTGCATTGACATTGCCGCCGACACCGGCGTGGCGGAGGCCGCAAGGCGCGGGATGAACTGGGCCCTCGCCCGGGGAGCCCAGCGGCCCTGGCTGATGGTCAGCCTTAGCGACGGGGCAGACCCCCACTTCCGCAAGGCGAGCTTTGACCCCAGCCGTTGTCCCAGCGATTGCCCCAGGCCCTGTCAAAAGGTCTGCCCGGCCTTAGCCATTGAGGACCACGGTGGCGTCCTGACCGAGCGCTGCTACGGCTGTGGCCGCTGCCTGCCCGCTTGCCCCTTGGGACTGATTGAGGACCACCAACAGTGGCTCGATGCCGAAGCGGTCCCGGAACTGCTGCGGACCATCGCCCCTGATGCGGTGGAGCTCCACACCCAAGCGGGCCGGCAAACGGCCTTTGAAGCGCGGCTTAACCAGCTCAAGACCAGCGGCATTCCGCTGCAGCGCGTTGCGGTCAGCTGCGGGCTCGAGCGGGGCGCCGGCAGCGAGCAGGCCCCAGCCCTCAGCCCGCAGGAGCTCGCCGCAGAACTCTGGCTTCGCTTTTACGCCCTGCGCCGGGCGGGCTACCGGCCGCTCTGGCAGATCGATGGCCGGCCCATGAGCGGTGATGTCGGAGCGGGAACGGCTCGCTCCGCCGTGAAGTTGCTGGAGGCGATCACCCCCTGGGCGCCGCCAGGCCCGCTGCAACTGGCGGGAGGAACCAACGCCAAAACCATTGCGCTGCTGCCGCCCCACGCCCGAGCCGCTGGGGTGGCGTTTGGCGGCATGGCCCGCAGCCTGCTGCAACCCTGGCTGCAGGACGCGGAGGAGCGCGGCCAACCGCTCCGGGAGATCCCGGCCCTCGAAGCGGTCGCCAGCCGGAGCGTGAGGGCTTTAATCCAACCCTGGCTCGAGCGCTAA
- a CDS encoding NAD(P)H-quinone oxidoreductase subunit N, translating to MPLLLTGRGFRQELERAGALALYAPLEGGAETRLLRRMRAAGYRAQLTSARGLGDPEAFLLQSHGVRPPHLGHQSVGRGAAVGEVQMATPQLGHLFEGTVPVLLWLLEGQVLSTGELQALINLTEREPRLKIVVEMGGARALRWQPLSSVLTAAA from the coding sequence ATGCCCCTCCTGCTCACCGGCCGCGGTTTCCGCCAGGAGCTGGAGCGGGCGGGTGCCCTCGCGTTGTATGCCCCGTTAGAAGGTGGCGCCGAAACCCGCTTGCTCCGCCGGATGCGGGCCGCCGGCTACCGCGCCCAGCTGACCTCCGCCCGTGGCCTCGGAGATCCCGAAGCCTTCCTGCTCCAGTCCCACGGCGTCCGTCCGCCCCACCTTGGACACCAAAGCGTCGGTCGCGGCGCAGCCGTTGGCGAGGTGCAGATGGCGACCCCGCAGCTGGGTCACCTCTTTGAGGGAACGGTCCCGGTCCTGCTCTGGCTCCTGGAGGGCCAGGTCCTCTCCACCGGCGAACTCCAGGCCCTGATCAACCTGACCGAACGGGAACCCCGGCTGAAGATCGTGGTCGAGATGGGCGGCGCCCGTGCCCTGCGCTGGCAGCCCCTGAGCTCTGTTCTGACCGCAGCCGCTTGA
- the rplB gene encoding 50S ribosomal protein L2, whose product MGIRKYRPITPGTRTRVASDFAEVTGRGRERGLVVAKHQRKGRNNRGVITCRHRGGGHKRLYRLVDFRRNKHGVVAKVAAIHYDPHRNARLALLFYADGEKRYILAPAGVTVGSTVVSGPDAPIETGNALPLSAIPLGSSVHCVELYAGRGGQMVRTAGASAQVMAKEGDYVALKLPSTEVRLVRRECYATIGEVGNSEVRNTSLGKAGRRRWLGRRPQVRGSVMNPCDHPHGGGEGRAPIGRSGPVTPWGKPALGLKTRKRNKPSNRFVLRKRRRTSKRSRGGRDS is encoded by the coding sequence ATGGGAATCCGTAAGTACCGCCCCATCACCCCCGGCACCCGTACCCGTGTCGCCAGCGATTTCGCTGAAGTCACCGGTCGCGGTCGTGAACGGGGCCTGGTGGTGGCCAAGCACCAACGCAAAGGTCGCAACAACCGTGGTGTGATCACCTGCCGCCATCGCGGCGGTGGCCACAAGCGCCTCTATCGCCTCGTTGACTTCCGCCGCAACAAGCACGGCGTGGTCGCGAAGGTGGCAGCGATCCACTACGACCCCCACCGCAACGCCCGCCTGGCCTTGCTCTTCTACGCCGATGGCGAGAAGCGCTACATCCTGGCTCCGGCTGGCGTGACCGTGGGCTCCACCGTGGTTTCCGGACCCGATGCCCCGATCGAGACCGGCAACGCCCTGCCCCTCTCGGCGATCCCCCTGGGCTCCAGCGTTCACTGCGTTGAGCTCTACGCCGGTCGCGGCGGCCAGATGGTTCGTACCGCTGGTGCCAGCGCCCAGGTGATGGCCAAAGAAGGTGACTACGTCGCCCTCAAGCTGCCCTCCACCGAGGTGCGCCTGGTGCGCCGTGAGTGCTACGCCACCATCGGCGAAGTGGGCAACTCCGAGGTTCGTAACACCAGCCTCGGTAAGGCCGGCCGTCGCCGCTGGCTGGGTCGTCGCCCTCAGGTCCGAGGCAGCGTGATGAACCCCTGCGATCACCCCCACGGTGGTGGCGAGGGCCGCGCTCCGATCGGCCGTTCTGGCCCTGTCACCCCTTGGGGCAAGCCTGCTCTGGGCCTCAAGACCCGCAAGCGGAACAAACCCAGCAATCGGTTTGTGCTCCGGAAACGTCGCCGCACCTCCAAGCGGAGCCGTGGCGGACGCGATTCCTGA
- the rplD gene encoding 50S ribosomal protein L4, which produces MANCVVRDWQGKEAGKASLDLKVAKESSANDLVHRAVVRQLANVRQGTASTLTRAEVAGGGRKPYKQKGTGRARQGSIRTPLRPGGGVVFGPKPRSYTIAMNRKERRLALRTALMSRAADITVVKGFASGLETPKTKEITAALSRFGIADGSKVLVVLDAPSEVVRRSVRNLEKVKLIAADQLNVFDLLHANSLVVSEEALAKIQEVYGDD; this is translated from the coding sequence ATGGCTAACTGTGTTGTTCGCGACTGGCAAGGCAAAGAGGCCGGCAAGGCCAGCCTTGACCTGAAAGTCGCTAAGGAAAGCTCCGCTAACGATCTGGTGCACCGCGCTGTGGTGCGTCAGCTCGCCAATGTCCGTCAGGGCACGGCCAGCACCCTCACCCGCGCTGAGGTGGCCGGCGGTGGCCGCAAGCCCTACAAGCAGAAGGGCACCGGTCGCGCCCGTCAGGGTTCGATCCGGACTCCCCTGCGTCCCGGTGGTGGTGTGGTGTTCGGGCCCAAGCCCCGCAGCTACACCATTGCGATGAACCGCAAGGAGCGTCGTCTGGCTCTGCGCACTGCGCTGATGAGCCGCGCCGCTGATATCACCGTGGTGAAGGGCTTTGCTTCGGGTCTCGAAACCCCGAAGACCAAAGAAATCACCGCTGCCCTGAGCCGCTTCGGTATCGCCGATGGCTCCAAGGTGCTGGTGGTGCTGGATGCCCCCAGCGAGGTGGTGCGCCGCTCCGTGCGCAACCTCGAAAAGGTGAAGCTGATCGCCGCTGATCAGCTCAACGTGTTCGACCTGCTCCACGCCAATTCCTTGGTGGTGAGCGAGGAAGCACTCGCGAAGATTCAGGAGGTCTACGGCGATGACTGA
- the rpsC gene encoding 30S ribosomal protein S3, with the protein MGHKIHPTGLRLGITQEHRSRWYAPSKTYPSLLKEDDQIRKFIHKKYGAAGISDVVIARKADQLEVELKTARPGVLVGRQGSGIEELRSGIQKTIGDSARQVRINVVEVERVDADAFLLAEYIAQQLEKRVAFRRVMRMAIQRAQRAGVLGMKLQVSGRLNGAEIARTEWSREGRVPLHTLRADIDYATKVATTTYGVLGIKVWVFKGEVLPGSQDKVPVGASPKRRASRRPQQFEDRSNEE; encoded by the coding sequence ATGGGACACAAGATCCATCCAACCGGCTTGCGCCTGGGGATCACCCAGGAACACCGGTCCCGCTGGTACGCCCCCAGCAAGACCTATCCGTCTCTCCTGAAGGAAGACGATCAGATCCGTAAGTTCATCCACAAGAAGTACGGCGCCGCTGGCATCAGCGACGTTGTGATCGCCCGTAAGGCCGATCAGCTCGAGGTTGAACTCAAAACTGCCCGCCCCGGCGTTCTCGTCGGCCGCCAGGGCAGCGGTATCGAAGAGCTGCGCAGCGGCATCCAGAAGACCATCGGTGACTCCGCCCGTCAGGTGCGGATCAACGTGGTTGAAGTAGAGCGCGTTGACGCGGACGCTTTCCTGCTGGCTGAGTACATCGCTCAACAGCTCGAGAAGCGCGTTGCTTTCCGTCGCGTCATGCGTATGGCCATCCAGCGCGCTCAGCGCGCCGGTGTCCTGGGCATGAAGCTTCAGGTCAGCGGCCGCCTCAACGGTGCAGAAATTGCCCGTACCGAGTGGAGCCGTGAAGGTCGGGTGCCCCTGCACACCCTCCGCGCCGACATCGACTACGCAACCAAAGTGGCCACCACTACCTACGGGGTGCTGGGCATCAAGGTTTGGGTCTTCAAAGGCGAAGTGCTTCCCGGCAGCCAGGACAAAGTGCCCGTGGGTGCAAGTCCGAAGCGCCGCGCTAGCCGTCGGCCCCAACAGTTCGAAGACCGTTCGAACGAAGAGTGA
- a CDS encoding 50S ribosomal protein L23: protein MTERFQGRLADVIRRPLITEKATRAIELNQYTFEVDHRAAKPDIKAAVEQLFDVKVVGVSTMNPPRRARRVGRFAGKRAQVKKAVVRLADGNAIQLFPEA, encoded by the coding sequence ATGACTGAACGCTTTCAAGGTCGCCTGGCGGATGTGATCCGTCGGCCCCTGATTACTGAGAAGGCCACCCGCGCCATCGAGCTCAATCAGTACACCTTCGAGGTGGACCATCGGGCCGCTAAGCCCGACATCAAGGCTGCCGTTGAGCAACTGTTCGACGTCAAAGTCGTTGGTGTGAGCACCATGAACCCCCCTCGCCGCGCCCGCCGCGTGGGCCGATTCGCCGGCAAGCGTGCCCAGGTGAAGAAGGCTGTGGTTCGCCTTGCCGATGGCAATGCCATCCAGCTGTTCCCTGAAGCCTGA